From Chiloscyllium punctatum isolate Juve2018m chromosome 36, sChiPun1.3, whole genome shotgun sequence, the proteins below share one genomic window:
- the LOC140460305 gene encoding uncharacterized protein codes for MEKPEGSCPVEKPCKCRDCGKSFHFPSALETHRRTHTGERSFPCTECGKAFSNSSDLLKHRRVHTGERPFSCPKCGKGFTQASSLLTHQQVHTGERPFLCTKCGKAFSNSSALLRHQRVHTGERPFSCPECGKEFSNSSARLRHQRVHTGERPFSCPECGKAFSNSSDRLKHQRVHTGERPFSCPECGKGFTHSSTLLTHRRVHTRERPFTCPECGKAFSNSSDRLKHQRVHTGERPFSCPECGKGFAQASTLLAHQRVHTGEWPFTCSQCGKGFTRSSHLQRHQRVHMPWQGD; via the coding sequence atggagaaacctgagggATCCTGCCCCGTAGAGAAACCATGCAAGTGTCGTGACTGTGGGAAAAGTTTccatttcccgtctgccctggagactcatcggcgcactcacaccggggagaggtCGTTCCCCTGCACAGAGTGCggtaaggccttcagcaattcctctgacctgctgaagcaccgacgagtccacacaggggagagacccttcagctgtcccaaatgcgggaagggctttacccaggcctccagtctgctcacccaccagcaggtccacaccggGGAAAGGCCGTTCCTTTGCaccaagtgcgggaaggccttcagcaattcctcagccctgctgagaCATCAGCGGgtacacactggggagaggcccttcagctgccctgagtgtgggaaggaatttagcaattcctccgcccggctgaggcaccagcgggtccacacgggggagaggcccttcagctgccccgagtgtgggaaagCCTTCAGCAATTCGTCCGACAGActgaagcaccagcgggtccacactggggagagacccttcagctgccccgagtgtgggaagggctttacccactCCTCCAccttgctgacccaccggcgggtccacaccagggagaggcccttcacctgccccgagtgcgggaaagcCTTCAGCAATTCGTCCGACAGActgaagcaccagcgggtccacactggggagagacccttcagctgccctgagtgtgggaagggttttgcacaggcctccaccctgctggcccaccagcgggtccacactggggagtggccattcacctgctctcagtgtgggaagggattcacccgCTCTTCCCACCTGCagaggcaccagcgagttcacatgccatggcagggggattga